A genomic region of Vibrio ziniensis contains the following coding sequences:
- a CDS encoding aminopeptidase P family protein: protein MQIRNNTFQLETVEQPTIFHDVKTTLLSDETIQSRAKKLTELMKAESLDVLVIYADKEHGSNFEYLSGFIPRFEEALMILKHTGEITYIMGNENLKLVPHARLSGKCLHAPVFSLPNQPMDGDAPLSETLVAAGIQPNHNVGIVGWKLFTGTHISKQTQFDIPYFVVEAVKEIVPNTQIFNATHLYIAPGIGARTINNANEIAHYEYGANLASSAVLTALNAIELGKSEKEIGAQLSLSGQPNSVIQIAATGDRFDHAQLYPRDKIISLGDKFSLTTGFKGGLSSRSAYVVNNEKELPQQVCDYVEKVATPYYNAVIHWLENMQLGVCGKDIYQLIDTVLPRSEYHWHLNPGHFVADEEWLSSPMSPTSDVDLCSGMMLQIDIIPSIAGYAGASIEDTIGLADHELQQQIHQEYPDLWSRIECRRNYIRDVLNINLPECVLPLSNTVGYLRPYLLNKSKALIRQK, encoded by the coding sequence ATGCAAATAAGAAACAACACCTTTCAGCTTGAAACGGTAGAACAGCCAACTATTTTCCATGATGTAAAAACAACTCTTCTAAGTGATGAAACCATTCAGTCCCGCGCTAAAAAGTTAACCGAGCTGATGAAAGCTGAATCTTTGGATGTATTGGTAATATATGCAGACAAAGAACACGGCAGCAACTTCGAGTACTTGAGCGGATTCATTCCTCGTTTTGAAGAAGCGCTAATGATTTTGAAACATACTGGCGAAATCACTTACATCATGGGTAATGAAAACCTCAAGCTTGTTCCTCATGCAAGACTTTCAGGTAAGTGTCTTCATGCACCCGTTTTCTCATTACCTAATCAACCGATGGATGGAGATGCACCACTTTCTGAAACACTTGTAGCAGCAGGCATTCAACCAAATCATAACGTTGGAATAGTTGGCTGGAAGCTTTTTACTGGGACACATATTTCAAAACAAACCCAGTTCGACATTCCGTATTTTGTGGTTGAAGCAGTCAAAGAGATAGTTCCAAACACGCAAATCTTCAACGCCACACACCTTTATATTGCGCCGGGCATTGGCGCCAGAACGATAAATAACGCCAACGAAATTGCTCATTACGAATATGGAGCTAACCTTGCTTCAAGCGCAGTACTCACGGCTCTTAACGCTATCGAACTCGGTAAAAGCGAAAAAGAGATTGGAGCTCAGCTCTCTTTAAGCGGTCAGCCTAACAGCGTGATCCAAATTGCAGCGACTGGAGATCGCTTCGACCATGCACAGCTTTATCCGCGCGACAAAATCATTTCGTTGGGTGATAAATTCTCATTAACCACTGGATTTAAAGGCGGTTTATCCAGTCGATCCGCTTATGTGGTAAACAATGAAAAAGAGCTGCCGCAACAAGTCTGCGATTATGTCGAAAAAGTAGCGACGCCCTACTACAACGCCGTCATCCATTGGTTGGAGAATATGCAGCTCGGCGTCTGTGGTAAAGATATCTATCAACTTATCGACACGGTATTGCCGCGCTCAGAATATCACTGGCATTTAAATCCGGGTCACTTTGTGGCTGATGAAGAATGGCTGAGCTCACCAATGAGCCCAACTTCAGACGTCGACCTATGTAGTGGAATGATGCTGCAAATTGACATCATCCCGTCTATTGCTGGATATGCTGGTGCAAGTATTGAAGACACCATAGGCTTAGCCGACCATGAATTACAGCAGCAAATACACCAAGAATATCCAGATCTTTGGAGTCGTATTGAATGTCGCCGAAACTACATTAGAGATGTATTGAACATCAATCTACCCGAATGTGTGTTACCCCTATCCAATACCGTCGGATATTTACGACCATACTTGTTAAATAAGTCAAAGGCTTTGATCAGGCAAAAGTAA
- a CDS encoding efflux RND transporter periplasmic adaptor subunit: MKTLHVTTLALVIGAAMGFGAQTLLSQTDMSNHTAQLGESGINQAQSKDEPLYWVAPMDPNYKRDKPGKSPMGMDLIPVYADDSAQDKKPGTVTIDPAVENNLGVKVASAQITPLSPSIETVGYIAFDESLLWQTNVRVAGWVEKLNVNAIGDKVKKGDVLFTLYSPELVKAQEELINAYRTGRDGLVKGATERLVTLGVDRQQIQSIVKRGKASQTIDIKAKSDGVIASLNVREGGYLSPAQAVISAGPLENVWVDAEVFERQSHWVKAGSKAKMTLDALPTKEWQGEIDYVYPILDPKTRTLRLRLKFPNPQGDLKPNMFANISLQPVTDESVLTIPKSAVIRSGGMTRVVLSEGEGKYRSARVQIGREAGDKVEVLQGLTEKSNVVTSAHFLLDSESSQTADLARIDGISNDKGTANSQSVWAKGEISDVLTASRTLTINHQPVAEWNWPGMTMNFTVSDDIDFSALKAGQAIEFELQKTPDGQYQVINLKSDGSVVAGEVWIEGDITMLMQDFGMITLQHLPVSEWNWEAGEMNFTVDPDIKLNGLEEGDRVRFLVQKQNNDYALKSIERMGGKQ; encoded by the coding sequence ATGAAAACACTTCACGTTACAACACTTGCGCTTGTTATTGGTGCAGCAATGGGCTTTGGAGCTCAAACTCTTTTGTCCCAGACAGACATGTCAAATCACACTGCGCAATTGGGCGAGAGTGGTATCAATCAAGCTCAATCCAAAGATGAACCACTGTACTGGGTCGCGCCGATGGATCCGAACTACAAGCGTGATAAACCGGGTAAATCACCGATGGGGATGGATTTGATTCCTGTTTATGCAGATGACTCAGCGCAAGATAAAAAACCCGGCACAGTCACCATCGATCCAGCGGTTGAGAATAATCTCGGCGTAAAAGTAGCGTCAGCCCAAATCACACCATTGTCGCCAAGTATTGAAACCGTTGGCTATATTGCCTTTGATGAAAGTCTGCTGTGGCAAACCAACGTACGAGTAGCAGGTTGGGTAGAAAAACTTAACGTTAATGCTATTGGCGACAAAGTTAAAAAAGGTGATGTGCTGTTCACCTTATACTCCCCTGAATTGGTTAAAGCACAAGAAGAACTGATTAATGCTTACCGCACGGGACGAGACGGACTCGTTAAAGGGGCAACTGAAAGGTTGGTTACTTTAGGCGTTGACCGCCAACAAATTCAATCGATCGTTAAACGTGGAAAAGCATCACAAACCATCGATATCAAAGCCAAATCCGATGGCGTCATCGCCAGCTTAAATGTACGCGAAGGTGGTTATCTATCTCCAGCTCAAGCCGTGATTAGCGCAGGTCCTTTGGAAAATGTCTGGGTTGATGCAGAAGTATTTGAGCGCCAATCTCACTGGGTTAAGGCGGGTAGCAAAGCCAAGATGACATTGGATGCGTTACCGACTAAAGAGTGGCAAGGCGAGATTGATTACGTCTACCCTATTTTAGATCCTAAAACTCGCACCCTGCGTTTACGTCTTAAGTTCCCGAATCCTCAAGGGGATTTAAAACCCAATATGTTTGCCAACATATCGTTGCAACCTGTGACGGATGAATCCGTACTGACTATCCCTAAATCGGCAGTAATTCGCTCTGGTGGTATGACTCGAGTAGTTTTGTCTGAAGGTGAAGGCAAATATCGTTCTGCACGAGTTCAGATAGGAAGAGAAGCTGGCGACAAAGTAGAAGTGCTACAGGGTCTGACAGAAAAAAGTAACGTTGTCACGTCTGCGCATTTCTTACTGGACTCTGAATCAAGCCAAACAGCGGATCTAGCGCGTATCGACGGTATTTCAAATGACAAAGGAACAGCGAACAGCCAAAGCGTATGGGCAAAAGGTGAAATCAGCGATGTTCTAACCGCATCTCGCACGCTCACCATCAACCACCAGCCAGTTGCTGAGTGGAACTGGCCGGGTATGACGATGAACTTCACCGTCAGTGACGATATTGATTTCAGCGCATTAAAAGCAGGTCAAGCGATTGAGTTTGAATTGCAAAAAACACCCGATGGTCAATATCAAGTTATTAACCTTAAATCCGATGGCAGCGTGGTAGCTGGTGAAGTTTGGATTGAAGGTGATATCACCATGTTGATGCAAGATTTCGGCATGATAACCCTGCAACACTTACCTGTTTCCGAATGGAACTGGGAAGCGGGTGAAATGAATTTTACCGTTGACCCGGACATTAAACTGAATGGTCTGGAGGAAGGTGATCGCGTACGGTTTCTAGTGCAAAAGCAGAACAATGACTACGCACTAAAAAGTATTGAGCGAATGGGAGGCAAGCAATGA
- a CDS encoding DMT family transporter: protein MLFKNRAVPYMLISTFSMSLTGLILKKLTEMMGIELLTFLRFLMPALLLFAMVAVSKLPLPPRTVLKPIIIRGLCIAACQLCFIASLNTLTLVESSVLFGTGPLFIAVLEKLFFKVNIKTETKFGLVATFAGVLLLAGDVTGIQFRPELLFGLGAGLFNAGSQVSLFRASKREVKPAVLNSWTFLIAAIAVLPLSFIFGLSDMDTQILLEPQHNLLVWGCLFVLSITVVGNQILRSKAYKLADSNSQLAPLIFTNLLFTAIWQVLFFDETFSHYQVVGIALIIIASLMNSFAAKVFKHFFHTKAHQV, encoded by the coding sequence ATGTTGTTTAAGAATCGCGCCGTACCTTATATGCTCATATCAACTTTTAGTATGTCGTTAACTGGGCTTATTTTAAAAAAACTTACCGAAATGATGGGAATTGAGCTTTTAACATTCCTTCGTTTCTTAATGCCTGCATTGTTACTTTTTGCCATGGTCGCAGTTTCTAAACTGCCTTTACCACCGCGAACAGTATTAAAGCCAATTATTATACGAGGGCTTTGTATTGCGGCATGCCAACTGTGTTTTATCGCATCACTTAACACGTTAACACTTGTTGAAAGTTCGGTGTTATTTGGTACTGGACCACTGTTTATTGCTGTACTGGAAAAGCTATTTTTCAAAGTAAATATAAAGACAGAAACCAAGTTTGGTTTAGTAGCAACATTCGCTGGCGTATTGTTGCTGGCTGGTGATGTGACCGGAATTCAGTTTAGACCTGAGTTGCTGTTCGGTTTAGGTGCTGGTTTATTCAATGCGGGTTCACAAGTGAGTTTGTTTCGTGCAAGTAAGCGCGAAGTGAAGCCAGCGGTTCTGAACAGTTGGACTTTTCTTATCGCTGCGATAGCGGTGCTGCCTTTATCGTTTATTTTCGGTTTGTCAGATATGGATACTCAGATATTACTCGAGCCACAACATAATCTATTGGTTTGGGGATGCCTCTTTGTTCTGTCAATCACTGTGGTTGGGAATCAAATTTTGCGCTCAAAAGCCTATAAGCTTGCAGACAGTAACTCTCAACTTGCACCACTGATTTTCACAAACCTACTATTCACAGCAATATGGCAAGTACTGTTCTTTGATGAAACCTTTTCTCACTATCAGGTTGTGGGGATTGCTTTGATCATCATTGCTTCACTGATGAACAGCTTTGCTGCAAAAGTATTTAAGCACTTTTTTCATACTAAAGCGCATCAAGTTTAA
- a CDS encoding LysR substrate-binding domain-containing protein has product MNRRPPLKSLYAFVAVAEAGSMTEAAGLLNVSHSAISQAIKSLESLIEQPLFLRIGRQVQLNAVGQKYYNDIAPALKTIMDATDAVTQQPQSNRITLNMINSLAIHWWVPRVDNFQQYAPNVDIRLSNLVGPFDLNQEGVDVAIIHGKTDEWEDYYCEKLGDDELLLVCSPELLDLTQETPSPAEMLQRYPAIYAENLRRKHDWSVWCQGNELPVPKPQRNLNFIASIHAVQAAIRKLGVFVTHRLFVRDEIKHGLLVEIGTPVNNPHQQFFFVCKPEKLRNENVLTLKSWLSKEFDDAKSN; this is encoded by the coding sequence ATGAATAGACGACCACCTCTTAAATCACTCTACGCATTTGTTGCGGTAGCAGAGGCAGGAAGCATGACGGAAGCTGCAGGTCTGCTTAATGTTAGCCATTCTGCAATTAGCCAAGCGATCAAAAGCTTGGAATCGCTTATTGAGCAACCACTATTCCTACGCATAGGTAGACAGGTTCAACTCAATGCGGTGGGTCAGAAATACTACAACGATATTGCGCCAGCTTTGAAAACCATCATGGATGCAACGGACGCCGTCACACAGCAGCCGCAATCCAACCGAATTACACTCAACATGATCAACTCTTTAGCGATTCACTGGTGGGTTCCACGCGTCGACAACTTTCAGCAATACGCACCCAATGTCGATATTCGTCTATCAAATTTGGTGGGACCGTTTGACCTAAACCAAGAAGGCGTCGATGTCGCCATCATTCATGGCAAAACGGATGAATGGGAAGACTACTATTGTGAAAAACTCGGTGATGATGAGCTTTTATTGGTTTGCAGCCCAGAGCTACTAGATTTAACGCAAGAGACACCAAGCCCAGCTGAAATGCTTCAACGTTACCCAGCAATTTATGCAGAAAACCTAAGACGAAAACATGACTGGAGTGTCTGGTGTCAAGGCAACGAGCTCCCCGTCCCGAAGCCACAACGCAACTTAAACTTCATTGCGTCGATACATGCTGTTCAAGCGGCGATTCGAAAGTTGGGGGTATTCGTTACACATCGTCTTTTCGTTCGCGATGAAATCAAACATGGGCTATTGGTAGAGATAGGTACACCTGTGAACAACCCTCATCAGCAGTTTTTCTTCGTGTGCAAACCGGAGAAACTGCGCAATGAAAACGTCCTTACGTTGAAATCATGGCTAAGCAAAGAGTTTGATGATGCTAAATCAAACTAG
- a CDS encoding LysR substrate-binding domain-containing protein, with product MDKRLRHLSSLRYFESAARLKSYSKAADELYVTQAAISQKLRQLEEQLKCKLFIRRGREMHLTDKGQILHKHIDDGFKQIITGLNRIQNEPLEGLLNVSAPRSFATRWLMPRLWKFTMEYPHIPIRVQNIKEIDIRHTETDVLIWQGQESVQHLELEQETLFEEAIYPYCSPQLAESMKFERPDQLLKCWLIDFHSASFSWDHWFATAQVNAKRESLQWMEVSTFDMAINAVVAGHGACLATESISADFVERGLLVKPFDIGLKPGIRYSLISDPASSRALRSNAFKAWLKKELMIKT from the coding sequence ATGGACAAACGACTACGTCATCTTTCCTCACTTCGCTATTTTGAGTCTGCCGCTCGTCTGAAAAGCTACAGTAAGGCTGCCGATGAGTTATACGTCACTCAAGCCGCTATCAGCCAAAAGCTTCGTCAGCTAGAAGAGCAATTAAAGTGCAAACTGTTTATTCGTCGTGGACGAGAAATGCATCTGACTGACAAAGGTCAAATTCTGCATAAACACATCGATGATGGTTTCAAACAGATCATTACTGGGCTTAATCGCATACAAAATGAACCATTAGAAGGTTTACTGAACGTCAGTGCCCCCCGCTCCTTTGCTACACGTTGGTTGATGCCAAGACTGTGGAAGTTCACCATGGAATATCCACATATTCCGATTAGAGTGCAGAACATCAAAGAGATCGACATTCGTCATACCGAAACCGATGTTCTCATCTGGCAAGGTCAAGAGAGCGTTCAACATCTCGAACTTGAGCAAGAAACGCTGTTTGAAGAAGCGATTTATCCTTACTGCTCACCGCAGCTTGCTGAATCGATGAAGTTCGAGCGGCCTGATCAGCTTCTAAAATGTTGGTTAATAGATTTCCACTCAGCTTCTTTTAGTTGGGATCACTGGTTCGCAACAGCTCAAGTCAATGCAAAGCGTGAAAGCCTGCAATGGATGGAAGTCAGTACGTTTGATATGGCGATCAACGCGGTTGTCGCTGGTCACGGTGCTTGTTTAGCCACAGAGAGTATATCGGCAGATTTCGTCGAACGCGGGTTGTTAGTGAAGCCGTTTGACATCGGATTAAAACCAGGAATTCGTTATTCATTGATTAGTGATCCGGCATCTTCAAGGGCTTTGAGAAGTAATGCATTTAAAGCATGGTTGAAGAAAGAGCTTATGATAAAAACCTAA
- a CDS encoding TolC family protein translates to MKIKQCLLALSISAAVLTSAAYAGEPLASENAQGSLASTPDKTLVQLIEAALSNDSARRQYYAEAQAMRETGKASATLMDPKLKFGVTGLPTDSFAFDEDPMTNITVGLMQQFNRGDTSDLNDRKASQQAGALEVKVAARELEVANAITQIWLELGYQQVANQVLLENRTLMSELENFIQTNYSIGKSEAQDLINAQLQVTKLDEKIQANEQMQQRLAAQLSEWLGSDWLLNKGSLKATNQLNWDSLRDIENAASSRNYYSLLNQNPTVQMLDASIDARRTQVDIARESYAPQFGVEVMYAYRQSNNMRGEPASDLVSAYITMDIPLFTGNKQDKDLAAAQYQVGAAQSQKDTLLSQMNAKVNALLIDKNNLAQRLERFESTLLPQADSRVKATERGYQNNTAQFNDVILATRDELALKLEYQRLITDLNLVNNNLSALLNSYSYQVDKPEISITSEQQ, encoded by the coding sequence GTGAAAATTAAACAATGCCTTTTGGCACTGTCTATCAGTGCTGCGGTGTTAACGTCAGCTGCCTATGCCGGCGAGCCACTTGCTAGTGAGAACGCTCAAGGTAGCTTAGCGTCAACACCGGACAAAACACTTGTTCAACTTATTGAAGCTGCGCTTTCCAATGACAGTGCTCGCCGCCAATACTACGCAGAAGCGCAAGCAATGCGAGAAACAGGCAAAGCCAGCGCGACTCTAATGGACCCAAAACTAAAGTTCGGCGTTACAGGTCTACCTACCGATAGTTTCGCTTTCGATGAAGACCCAATGACCAATATTACCGTCGGATTAATGCAGCAGTTCAACCGTGGTGATACCTCAGATCTCAACGACAGAAAAGCCAGTCAACAAGCCGGAGCATTAGAAGTTAAGGTTGCGGCTAGAGAACTGGAAGTCGCTAATGCCATCACCCAAATTTGGCTTGAATTAGGCTACCAACAAGTTGCTAACCAAGTTCTGCTTGAGAACCGCACCTTGATGAGTGAGCTTGAAAACTTCATCCAAACCAATTACTCGATTGGCAAAAGCGAAGCTCAAGATTTGATTAACGCTCAACTGCAAGTCACTAAGTTGGATGAGAAGATCCAAGCCAATGAACAAATGCAACAAAGACTTGCTGCTCAGCTCTCTGAGTGGCTGGGCTCAGACTGGTTGTTAAATAAAGGTTCGTTAAAAGCAACTAATCAACTTAACTGGGACTCATTACGAGATATTGAAAATGCTGCCAGTAGCCGAAATTACTATTCGCTACTCAATCAAAACCCAACAGTGCAAATGCTTGATGCTTCAATAGATGCACGTCGCACTCAAGTCGACATTGCTCGTGAGTCATATGCCCCACAGTTTGGTGTTGAAGTGATGTATGCCTATCGCCAATCAAACAATATGCGCGGTGAACCTGCCTCTGACTTAGTCAGTGCCTACATCACCATGGATATCCCTCTGTTTACTGGGAACAAGCAAGATAAAGACTTAGCTGCAGCCCAGTACCAAGTAGGAGCAGCTCAGTCACAAAAAGATACTTTACTCAGTCAAATGAATGCCAAAGTCAATGCTCTACTAATTGACAAGAACAACCTCGCTCAGCGCCTTGAACGCTTTGAATCTACCTTGTTACCACAAGCGGACTCTCGTGTGAAAGCAACCGAAAGGGGTTATCAGAACAACACGGCTCAGTTTAATGATGTGATTTTAGCCACTCGCGATGAGCTTGCATTGAAGCTGGAATACCAGCGCCTCATCACCGATTTGAATCTGGTTAACAACAATCTGTCTGCACTTTTAAATAGCTACAGCTATCAGGTAGATAAACCAGAAATTTCCATAACATCAGAGCAGCAATAA
- a CDS encoding nitroreductase family protein, whose product MSHQIIKDLSKRYTTKKYDEEKRISQEDMAVIKEAVRLSASSINSQPWKFIVIESDEAKQRFYNTFANKHQFNQHHAKAASHTILLAYDPKFTKEKYAKRLDAEVVAGRLSPEKFDARMGSYAFAEANTDQAGFNSGWTKAQVYIALGNLLHTLARLGIDSTPMEGVDSQMIGEEFKQELDGHVCEVALAIGYHKDGEDYNHGLPKSRLSMEDVVTTL is encoded by the coding sequence ATGTCTCATCAAATTATCAAAGATCTAAGCAAGCGCTACACAACCAAGAAATATGATGAAGAGAAACGTATTTCTCAGGAAGATATGGCAGTGATTAAAGAAGCAGTGCGTCTTTCAGCTTCTTCGATTAACTCTCAGCCATGGAAATTTATTGTTATTGAAAGTGATGAAGCGAAGCAGCGTTTCTACAATACTTTTGCTAATAAGCATCAATTCAACCAACATCATGCAAAGGCTGCTTCTCATACAATTTTGCTGGCGTACGATCCAAAGTTCACTAAAGAAAAATACGCTAAACGCCTAGATGCAGAAGTGGTTGCAGGTCGTCTGTCGCCAGAGAAATTCGATGCGCGTATGGGATCTTATGCTTTCGCTGAAGCGAATACCGACCAAGCGGGTTTCAACAGCGGTTGGACTAAAGCTCAGGTTTATATTGCGTTAGGTAACTTGCTGCACACCTTGGCTCGCCTAGGTATTGATTCAACGCCGATGGAAGGTGTTGATTCACAGATGATTGGTGAAGAGTTTAAACAAGAACTCGATGGACACGTGTGTGAAGTAGCCCTAGCGATTGGCTACCACAAAGATGGTGAAGACTATAACCATGGCTTACCTAAATCGCGTTTGTCGATGGAAGACGTTGTTACTACGTTATAA